A genomic stretch from Malus domestica chromosome 15, GDT2T_hap1 includes:
- the LOC103401004 gene encoding serine acetyltransferase 2-like isoform X2, translating to MACLSDESWVALPKMLSDGLSLPEDDRRDDDDDDDYQAGFFRSESTAYRLEKVFPVYALGIPKPESDPVGLASVSGDPIWDAVREEAKLEAEKEPILSSFLYASILAHDCLEQALGFVLANRLQNPTLLATQLMDIFYDVMLHDRDIQRSVRLDVQAFKDRDPACLSYCSALLYLKGYHSLQVHRVAHSLWNQGRKVLALALQSRVSEVFGVDIHPAAKIGEGILLDHGTGVVIGETAVVGNRVSLMHGVTLGGTGKGIGDRHPKVGDGALIGASVTVLGNIKIGRGAMIAAGSLVLKDVPPHSMVAGIPAKVIGYVDEIDPSLTMKHDATKDFFENVAVRCRDTRPAEILV from the exons ATGGCTTGCCTGAGCGATGAGAGCTGGGTCGCCCTCCCCAAAATGCTCTCCGACGGCCTCTCTCTACCGGAAGACGACCGCcgcgacgacgacgacgacgacgactacCAGGCCGGGTTTTTCCGGTCCGAGTCCACCGCGTACAGGTTAGAGAAGGTTTTTCCGGTCTACGCATTGGGGATTCCGAAACCCGAGTCCGACCCGGTTGGACTTGCTTCCGTTTCGGGCGACCCGATTTGGGATGCCGTCCGGGAAGAGGCCAAGTTGGAG GCGGAAAAGGAGCCAATTTTGAGTAGCTTCTTGTATGCGAGCATCTTGGCACATGATTGCTTAGAGCAGGCGTTGGGGTTTGTTCTCGCCAACAGACTGCAAAACCCGACGCTTTTGGCAACTCAACTGATGGATATATTTTATGATGTGATGCTGCATGATAGAGATATTCAACGATCCGTTCGCTTAGATGTGCAG GCATTTAAAGaccgtgatccagcctgcttgTCGTATTGTTCGGCCCTATTGTATCTTAAG GGCTACCATTCTTTGCAAGTACATCGAGTAGCTCATTCATTGTGGAATCAAGGACGAAAAGTATTGGCCTTGGCGTTACAAAGCCGAGTTAGTGAG GTCTTTGGAGTGGACATTCACCCAG CTGCAAAAATTGGAGAGGGAATATTGTTGGATCATGGTACTGGTGTGGTTATTGGCGAAACTGCTGTTGTAGGAAACAGAGTATCACTGATGCAC GGTGTGACTTTGGGGGGAACCGGGAAGGGAATTGGTGATCGACATCCAAAAGTAGGTGACGGTGCACTAATTGGAGCCAGTGTAACTGTACTTGGGAATATCAAAATAGGTCGAGGAGCAATGATAGCTGCTGGTTCCCTTGTGCTGAAAGATGTCCCTCCACACAG CATGGTGGCAGGAATACCAGCAAAGGTCATTGGATATGTAGACGAAATAGATCCTTCGTTAACAATGAAGCATG ATGCTACCAAAGATTTTTTCGAAAATGTAGCTGTTCGGTGTAGAGATACAAGACCTGCTG AGATTCTTGTATGA
- the LOC103401004 gene encoding serine acetyltransferase 2-like isoform X1, with amino-acid sequence MACLSDESWVALPKMLSDGLSLPEDDRRDDDDDDDYQAGFFRSESTAYRLEKVFPVYALGIPKPESDPVGLASVSGDPIWDAVREEAKLEAEKEPILSSFLYASILAHDCLEQALGFVLANRLQNPTLLATQLMDIFYDVMLHDRDIQRSVRLDVQAFKDRDPACLSYCSALLYLKGYHSLQVHRVAHSLWNQGRKVLALALQSRVSEVFGVDIHPAAKIGEGILLDHGTGVVIGETAVVGNRVSLMHGVTLGGTGKGIGDRHPKVGDGALIGASVTVLGNIKIGRGAMIAAGSLVLKDVPPHSMVAGIPAKVIGYVDEIDPSLTMKHDATKDFFENVAVRCRDTRPAGGQSSRRSDGST; translated from the exons ATGGCTTGCCTGAGCGATGAGAGCTGGGTCGCCCTCCCCAAAATGCTCTCCGACGGCCTCTCTCTACCGGAAGACGACCGCcgcgacgacgacgacgacgacgactacCAGGCCGGGTTTTTCCGGTCCGAGTCCACCGCGTACAGGTTAGAGAAGGTTTTTCCGGTCTACGCATTGGGGATTCCGAAACCCGAGTCCGACCCGGTTGGACTTGCTTCCGTTTCGGGCGACCCGATTTGGGATGCCGTCCGGGAAGAGGCCAAGTTGGAG GCGGAAAAGGAGCCAATTTTGAGTAGCTTCTTGTATGCGAGCATCTTGGCACATGATTGCTTAGAGCAGGCGTTGGGGTTTGTTCTCGCCAACAGACTGCAAAACCCGACGCTTTTGGCAACTCAACTGATGGATATATTTTATGATGTGATGCTGCATGATAGAGATATTCAACGATCCGTTCGCTTAGATGTGCAG GCATTTAAAGaccgtgatccagcctgcttgTCGTATTGTTCGGCCCTATTGTATCTTAAG GGCTACCATTCTTTGCAAGTACATCGAGTAGCTCATTCATTGTGGAATCAAGGACGAAAAGTATTGGCCTTGGCGTTACAAAGCCGAGTTAGTGAG GTCTTTGGAGTGGACATTCACCCAG CTGCAAAAATTGGAGAGGGAATATTGTTGGATCATGGTACTGGTGTGGTTATTGGCGAAACTGCTGTTGTAGGAAACAGAGTATCACTGATGCAC GGTGTGACTTTGGGGGGAACCGGGAAGGGAATTGGTGATCGACATCCAAAAGTAGGTGACGGTGCACTAATTGGAGCCAGTGTAACTGTACTTGGGAATATCAAAATAGGTCGAGGAGCAATGATAGCTGCTGGTTCCCTTGTGCTGAAAGATGTCCCTCCACACAG CATGGTGGCAGGAATACCAGCAAAGGTCATTGGATATGTAGACGAAATAGATCCTTCGTTAACAATGAAGCATG ATGCTACCAAAGATTTTTTCGAAAATGTAGCTGTTCGGTGTAGAGATACAAGACCTGCTG GAGGTCAGAGCTCAAGAAGAAGTGATGGGAGCACTTGA
- the LOC103401003 gene encoding isocitrate dehydrogenase [NAD] regulatory subunit 1, mitochondrial-like — protein sequence MARRSVQLLRYLLPKPTALTLAPTATPSRSVTYMPRPGDGAPRAVTLIPGDGIGPLVTNAVEQVMDAMHAPIYFETFEVHGDMPKVPDEVIESIKKNKVCLKGGLATPMGGGVSSLNLQLRRELDLYASLVNCFNLPGLVMKHENVDIVVIRENTEGEYSGVEHEVIPGVVESLKVITKFCSERIARYAFEYAYLNNRKKVTAVHKANIMKLADGLFLESCREVATNYPSIAYNEVIVDNCCMQLVSKPEQFDVMVTPNLYGNLVANTAAGIAAGTGVMPGGNVGADHAIFEQGASAGNVGNQKILELKKANPVALLLSSAMMLRHLQFPSFADRLETAVARVILEGKRRTKDLGGQSTTQEVVDAVIAALD from the exons ATGGCTAGAAGATCCGTGCAACTCCTCCGCTACCTGCTCCCGAAACCAACCGCCCTGACCCTCGCCCCCACCGCCACCCCGTCCCGATCCGTAACCTACATGCCCCGCCCCGGAGACGGCGCCCCTCGTGCCGTAACCCTAATCCCCGGCGACGGCATCGGTCCTCTCGTCACCAATGCCGTCGAGCAGGTCATGGACGCGATGCACGCGCCAATCTACTTCGAAACCTTCGAGGTCCACGGCGACATGCCGAAGGTCCCAGATGAGGTGATCGAGTCGATCAAGAAGAACAAGGTGTGCTTGAAGGGCGGGCTGGCGACGCCCATGGGCGGCGGCGTGAGCTCGCTCAATTTGCAGCTGAGGCGGGAGCTCGATCTCTACGCATCCCTTGTCAACTGCTTCAATCTGCCGGGGCTGGTGATGAAGCATGAGAATGTCGATATTGTCGTCATCAGGGAGAATACTGAGGGCGAGTACTCTGGGGTCGAGCATGAGGTCATTCCTGGCGTCGTTGAAAGCCTTAAG GTGATCACAAAGTTCTGTTCGGAGCGCATTGCTAGATATGCTTTTGAGTACGCTTACCTAAACAACAGAAAGAAGGTGACCGCTGTGCACAAAGCAAACATTATGAAGCTTGCAGATGGTCTCTTCTTGGAGTCCTGCCGTGAGGTGGCCACAAACTATCCTAGCATCGCATACAATGAAGTCATTGTCGATAACTGCTGCATGCAGCTTGTTTCAAAGCCAGAGCAATTTGATGTCATG GTGACACCAAACCTTTATGGTAATCTAGTTGCAAATACAGCAGCTGGTATTGCTGCTGGCACCGGTGTCATGCCAGGAG GCAATGTTGGGGCAGATCATGCTATTTTCGAGCAAGGCGCTTCAGCAGGAAACGTGGGAAATCAGAAAATACTGGAGCTAAAGAAAGCAAACCCAGTGGCCCTGCTTCTCTCATCCGCCATGATGTTGAGACATCTGCAATTCCCTTCCTTTGCTGATCGACTAGAAACTGCGGTGGCACGAGTAATATTGGAGGGTAAACGCAGGACAAAGGACCTTGGAGGACAGAGCACCACCCAAGAGGTTGTTGACGCGGTCATTGCTGCCTTAGATTGA
- the LOC103401011 gene encoding isovalerate--CoA ligase AAE2, translating to MNHFLKDSWTRLASTIRRRHLTVSLPLTHHTYHRQCSHISGNNSAPESWSSMEGLVRCPANDVPLSPVGFLERAAKAYTHRTSLIYGSLKFTWGQTHHRCLRLASALTQLGIFPGDVVATLAPNVPAMYELHFAVPMAGAVLCTLNSRLDSAMISVLLSHSKAKVVFVDYQLLEIANGALDLLARKTDTKPPILVLIADSEGSSSSEECFSSTYEYESLLEKGQVGFEIRRPKSEWDPISVNYTSGTTSRPKGVVYSHRGAYLNSLATVLLHGINSMPVYMWTVPMFHCNGWCLIWGMAAQGGTNICLRKVNPKDIFDNIALYNVTNMGGAPTVLNMIVNSPVSDRRPLPHKVEIMTGGSPPPPQILYKMEELGFGVHHLYGLTETYGPGTYCSWKPEWDSLPLDERSKFKARQGVQHLGLEGVDVKDPVTMESVPADGKTMGEIMFRGNTVMSGYLKDLKATEESFRGGWFRSGDLAVKHPDNYIEMKDRLKDIIISGGENISTVEVETVLFSHPAVLEAAVVARPDDHWGQTPCAFVKLKDGFDHINAQELIKFSRDHLPHYMAPRTVIFDDIPKTATGKIQKFVLREKAKALGSLF from the exons ATGAACCATTTTCTCAAGGATTCATGGACTCGCTTGGCTTCCACTATCCGTCGCCGTCACTTGACTGTTAGTCTGCCGTTGACCCATCATACTTACCATCGCCAATGCTCTCATATTTCCGGGAACAATTCCGCGCCGGAGTCATGGAGTTCGATGGAGGGGCTAGTCCGGTGCCCGGCAAACGACGTGCCTTTGTCTCCGGTAGGATTCCTGGAGCGAGCTGCCAAGGCCTACACTCACCGGACCTCGCTGATTTACGGCTCGCTGAAATTCACATGGGGTCAAACCCATCACCGCTGCCTCAGATTAGCTTCCGCTCTGACCCAGCTGGGAATTTTCCCCGGTGATGTG GTTGCAACTTTGGCTCCCAATGTCCCAGCCATGTATGAGCTGCATTTTGCAGTTCCAATGGCTGGTGCAGTTCTCTGCACACTAAACTCACGCCTCGATTCGGCTATGATTTCTGTCCTGCTGAGTCATTCCAAGGCCAAAGTCGTCTTTGTGGATTACCAGTTACTTGAAATTGCCAATGGAGCACTTGATCTTCTTGCCCGAAAAACGGACACAAAACCACCTATTCTAGTTTTAATTGCCGATTCTGAGGGGTCTTCATCTTCCGAAGAATgtttttcgagcacctatgaaTATGAAAGTCTTCTGGAAAAGGGACAGGTTGGATTTGAGATAAGAAGGCCAAAGAGTGAATGGGATCCTATCAGTGTGAATTATACGTCCGGCACAACATCCAGGCCAAAAGGGGTTGTTTATAGTCACCGGGGTGCCTATCTCAACTCCCTTGCTACGGTTCTGCTTCATGGAATCAACTCAATGCCGGTTTATATGTGGACCGTGCCTATGTTTCACTGCAATGGGTGGTGCCTCATTTGGGGGATGGCTGCTCAGGGTGGCACTAACATATGCCTCAGAAAAGTCAATCCGAAAGACATATTTGACAACATAGCTCTATACAATGTGACAAACATGGGAGGGGCACCAACTGTCTTGAACATGATTGTGAATTCACCAGTCAGTGACCGAAGGCCACTGCCTCACAAGGTGGAAATAATGACTGGAGGTTCACCGCCCCCTCCACAGATCCTCTACAAGATGGAAGAATTGGGTTTCGGAGTGCATCACTTATATGGTTTAACAGAAACTTATGGTCCCGGGACTTACTGCTCGTGGAAACCTGAGTGGGATTCTCTGCCTTTGGACGAAAGATCAAAGTTTAAAGCTCGACAAGGAGTGCAACATCTCGGTTTAGAAGGGGTTGACGTAAAAGATCCCGTCACCATGGAGAGTGTACCAGCTGATGGTAAAACAATGGGTGAAATTATGTTCAGGGGAAACACAGTTATGAGTGGTTATCTTAAGGACTTGAAAGCAACAGAGGAATCTTTCCGTGGTGGATGGTTTCGAAGCGGAGATCTAGCTGTGAAACATCCTGATAACTACATAGAAATGAAGGACCGGTTGAAGGACATAATCATATCTGGAGGAGAAAACATAAGCACGGTTGAGGTGGAAACAGTTTTGTTTAGCCATCCGGCAGTTCTTGAGGCTGCAGTTGTTGCACGGCCAGATGACCATTGGGGGCAGACTCCTTGTGCATTTGTGAAACTGAAGGATGGATTTGATCACATAAACGCTCAAGAACTGATCAAATTTTCCCGTGATCATTTGCCTCATTACATGGCTCCTCGGACAGTCATTTTCGATGACATACCGAAAACTGCAACCGGAAAGATACAAAAGTTTGTTCTGAGAGAAAAAGCAAAGGCATTGGGCAGCCTCTTTTGA